A single region of the Thermoleophilum album genome encodes:
- a CDS encoding HAD family acid phosphatase, with the protein MRARRVVQRRSSPGVSLFVAAVAAVLFAAGHAAIGVEPARASEPVVPYQLGGGTIFGARPTALGLPVVPASGTFGAAPAEFLPRLREYHDSGQYERDIAAVARAAREYIASRMAEAARPVRVERVCATEFRRATRTYYTRVRTATRGGARGRTVYRRVREPLYRRVRTCRQRRIEPRRFKGKPTLVLDIDETSLSNYRYLAATGFSQVGVAQGAVLGGDAIAPTLELFNFAKRLGMAVFFITGTPPQLRQVREDNLRRVGYRDWDGAFYKPTDAPTARFKAEARATLEQHGYDVIANVGDQESDLAGGHADRAFKYPNPFYFIPN; encoded by the coding sequence ATGAGAGCGCGGCGCGTGGTTCAGCGCCGGTCGTCGCCCGGTGTCTCGCTTTTCGTCGCCGCTGTCGCAGCGGTGCTGTTCGCCGCGGGCCACGCTGCGATTGGCGTCGAGCCGGCACGCGCGAGCGAGCCCGTCGTGCCGTATCAGCTCGGCGGCGGCACGATCTTCGGCGCCCGCCCGACCGCGCTCGGCCTGCCGGTGGTGCCTGCCAGCGGCACTTTCGGGGCTGCTCCCGCGGAGTTCCTGCCGCGGCTGCGTGAGTACCACGACTCCGGTCAGTACGAGCGCGACATCGCGGCCGTCGCCCGCGCGGCGCGCGAGTACATCGCGTCACGGATGGCGGAGGCGGCTCGGCCGGTGCGCGTCGAACGCGTGTGCGCCACGGAGTTCCGACGGGCCACCCGTACCTACTACACGCGCGTGCGCACAGCGACGCGTGGCGGCGCGCGGGGGCGCACGGTGTACCGGAGGGTGCGCGAGCCGCTGTACCGGCGGGTGCGGACGTGCCGCCAGCGCCGGATCGAGCCGCGGCGCTTCAAAGGCAAGCCGACGCTGGTTCTCGATATCGACGAGACGAGCCTCTCGAACTACCGCTACCTCGCCGCTACCGGGTTCTCGCAGGTCGGTGTCGCTCAGGGTGCGGTGCTCGGGGGCGACGCGATCGCGCCTACCCTCGAGCTGTTCAACTTCGCCAAGCGGCTCGGCATGGCCGTGTTCTTCATCACCGGCACACCACCGCAACTGCGTCAGGTACGCGAAGACAACCTGCGTCGCGTCGGCTACCGCGATTGGGACGGCGCCTTCTACAAGCCGACCGACGCGCCCACGGCGCGCTTCAAGGCGGAAGCGCGCGCGACGCTGGAGCAACACGGATACGACGTCATCGCGAACGTCGGCGACCAGGAGTCCGACCTCGCCGGCGGCCACGCCGATCGGGCGTTCAAATACCCGAACCCGTTCTACTTCATCCCTAACTAG
- a CDS encoding glycosyl hydrolase 53 family protein translates to MASGAAPASAKRAVPANFMGVYWGNQAAEAPPPIQDAQWQTMAASGVESVRTVFNWAETQPQRSEAPNWSTLDALVSRAARTGLDLLPVVFGTPSWARIAKRPAAPPRDPADLARFMRLLVQRYGPEGQFWRDHPDLPRRPIRAWQIWNEPHAWWGWDVSRSRKERKYRFPAHYVRVLRAAYKAVKQADKGAKVVLAGLTTDSWRYLEQIYRAGGRGSFDVVASQTFTGKTSNLYKTLRYLRRVMRKYHDQRKGLWITETSWPAALGRAKFPRGQRPFATTDAGMARKVKDLFAMARKAARDKNVRLGRVYWYEWASPYASKNWIFDYGGLLRIGPGWSFQPMPALAAYRAAARSLTGR, encoded by the coding sequence TTGGCATCCGGCGCAGCGCCCGCGTCCGCCAAGCGCGCCGTTCCTGCCAATTTCATGGGCGTCTACTGGGGTAACCAAGCGGCCGAGGCGCCGCCGCCGATCCAGGACGCCCAGTGGCAGACGATGGCCGCGAGCGGCGTCGAGAGCGTGCGCACCGTTTTCAACTGGGCCGAGACTCAACCCCAGCGCAGTGAGGCACCGAACTGGAGCACGCTCGACGCGCTCGTCTCCCGTGCCGCGCGCACCGGTCTCGATCTGCTGCCGGTGGTTTTCGGCACACCGAGCTGGGCGCGGATCGCCAAGCGGCCGGCAGCACCTCCCCGCGACCCGGCCGACCTCGCGCGCTTCATGCGCCTCCTCGTCCAGCGCTACGGCCCCGAGGGTCAGTTTTGGCGCGACCACCCCGACCTGCCGCGGCGCCCGATTCGCGCCTGGCAGATCTGGAACGAGCCGCACGCGTGGTGGGGCTGGGACGTCTCGCGCAGCCGCAAGGAGCGCAAGTACCGCTTCCCCGCGCACTACGTGCGCGTGCTCCGCGCCGCCTACAAGGCGGTGAAGCAGGCGGACAAGGGGGCAAAGGTTGTTCTCGCCGGCTTGACCACCGACTCCTGGCGCTACCTCGAGCAGATCTACCGCGCCGGCGGACGCGGCAGCTTCGACGTTGTCGCCAGCCAGACCTTCACCGGCAAGACTTCGAACCTGTACAAGACCCTGCGGTACCTGCGCCGCGTGATGCGCAAGTACCACGACCAGCGCAAGGGGCTTTGGATCACCGAGACCTCGTGGCCTGCGGCCCTCGGGCGTGCGAAGTTCCCGCGCGGGCAGCGACCTTTTGCCACGACCGATGCGGGGATGGCGCGGAAGGTCAAGGATCTCTTCGCGATGGCGCGCAAAGCTGCGCGCGACAAGAACGTACGCCTGGGGCGCGTGTACTGGTACGAGTGGGCCAGCCCTTACGCGAGCAAGAACTGGATCTTCGACTACGGCGGCCTGCTCCGCATCGGGCCGGGCTGGAGCTTCCAACCGATGCCGGCGCTTGCCGCCTACCGCGCAGCTGCACGCTCGCTCACCGGCCGCTAG
- a CDS encoding beta-galactosidase, with amino-acid sequence MSGAYRAASTVVSAPWVAVCACAATLLALAIALAVAPGSTLAAKRAVPRTFFGMYWGDGIERATPRVQDAAWNLMSRSGVETARVLFNWSLMQPERAGAIDFTATDAVMARAARTGIEILPVVMYAPAWARSSGEIAAPPRDNEAYAAFLQALIARYGRFGSFWRDHPQLPRRPIRYWQIWNEPTLTFQWAAPPGSEYAFPGGYVRLLRVAHRAVRSADSWARVVLAGLTFKAWEDLARLYRAGARGLFDVVAVQTYTGRPENLVLALRKVRTVMARHGDGNLALWVTETGWPAARGRVPVPSYQRPFVTDDRRAPAIVARVHTLLARAARDRTVRVGRVYWYSWVSRFSDPENVFDYAGLLAWNPPASFVRKPVWRAYVRLVRKLTGCVRNTDGSCRRARTARRGRARSR; translated from the coding sequence GTGAGCGGCGCCTACCGCGCGGCGTCAACCGTGGTGTCTGCGCCATGGGTGGCGGTGTGTGCCTGCGCGGCCACGCTCCTAGCCCTCGCCATCGCGCTCGCCGTCGCGCCTGGCAGCACCCTCGCCGCGAAGCGGGCGGTGCCGCGCACCTTTTTCGGGATGTACTGGGGCGACGGGATCGAGCGTGCGACACCTCGCGTCCAAGACGCCGCCTGGAACCTGATGAGCCGCTCGGGGGTCGAGACCGCTCGTGTGCTCTTCAACTGGTCGTTGATGCAGCCTGAGCGCGCCGGTGCGATCGACTTCACGGCGACCGACGCGGTCATGGCGCGCGCAGCGCGCACCGGCATCGAGATCCTGCCCGTCGTCATGTATGCGCCTGCGTGGGCGCGCAGCAGCGGCGAGATCGCTGCCCCACCGCGCGACAACGAGGCATACGCAGCGTTCCTGCAGGCGCTGATAGCGCGGTACGGCCGCTTCGGATCTTTCTGGCGCGACCATCCGCAGCTGCCGCGGCGCCCGATCCGCTACTGGCAGATCTGGAACGAGCCGACGCTCACCTTTCAGTGGGCAGCCCCGCCCGGCTCCGAGTACGCCTTCCCGGGGGGGTATGTGCGCCTGTTGCGCGTAGCGCACCGAGCGGTGCGCTCCGCCGACTCGTGGGCGCGTGTGGTGCTGGCCGGTCTCACTTTCAAGGCGTGGGAGGATCTTGCCCGGCTCTACCGCGCAGGGGCGCGCGGGCTTTTCGACGTCGTCGCTGTGCAGACCTACACCGGCCGGCCCGAGAACCTCGTCCTCGCGTTGCGGAAAGTGCGCACAGTCATGGCGCGCCATGGCGACGGCAATCTCGCGCTGTGGGTGACCGAAACGGGCTGGCCGGCCGCGCGCGGGCGCGTGCCCGTGCCGAGCTACCAGCGTCCGTTCGTCACCGACGACCGTCGCGCGCCAGCGATCGTCGCTCGCGTTCACACCTTGCTCGCGCGCGCCGCCCGCGATCGCACGGTGCGCGTAGGGCGCGTCTACTGGTATTCGTGGGTGAGTCGCTTCAGCGATCCCGAGAACGTCTTCGACTACGCAGGCTTGCTGGCCTGGAACCCTCCAGCATCGTTCGTCCGCAAGCCGGTGTGGCGGGCTTACGTGCGTCTTGTTCGCAAGCTGACGGGCTGCGTACGCAACACCGATGGCAGCTGCCGTCGCGCGCGCACCGCTCGTCGCGGTCGCGCACGTAGCCGCTAG
- a CDS encoding oligosaccharide flippase family protein, translating into MTSGEFARAGFVTYVFAAGGLLANLVTGVMTARLLGPEGRGIVVALASGVQLCGFVFAAGVAQSLAYFAVREPPLAARLLGGWAIALAPFALLGVACAELLLPLIFAGEPSAVAIGRWFALAVVLIVALELSYGVLLARNDYLGFNLVRLGQPTLTALGYVLLWSLGAFTVAGALASLAVATAIVAAFGIARGGRRLGIARPDLGLVRRSLWFGVRAQGSTVAASVNARLDVAVLPAFASAGAVGLYSVATNVSLIVYQLASTFAAIVLPVAASDTAERSRRKVLIGTLGTIAVCGALGAVLAIAGEPLLGLVYGAQFRAAIDPLRLLVPGAVLFAAASVVASGLAGAGRPFTATFGYGVGAIVMVGGLALFVPAGGTTAAAIVSSVSYAVVFLALLAAYRRVAPATVGGGVSPPKPGAESPSARARKPAHGRPR; encoded by the coding sequence TTGACGAGCGGAGAGTTCGCACGCGCCGGCTTCGTCACCTACGTGTTCGCCGCTGGCGGCCTCCTGGCCAACCTCGTCACGGGCGTCATGACCGCCCGTCTGCTCGGACCGGAAGGTCGCGGCATCGTCGTGGCCCTCGCGTCCGGGGTGCAGCTGTGCGGGTTCGTGTTCGCCGCCGGCGTGGCGCAAAGCCTCGCCTATTTCGCGGTCCGCGAACCGCCGCTCGCAGCGCGCCTGCTGGGCGGTTGGGCGATCGCGCTCGCGCCTTTCGCCCTCCTCGGCGTCGCTTGTGCCGAGCTCCTGTTGCCGCTGATTTTCGCGGGCGAGCCGAGCGCGGTCGCAATCGGCCGCTGGTTCGCGCTCGCGGTCGTGCTGATCGTCGCGCTGGAGCTGTCGTACGGCGTGCTGCTCGCCCGCAACGACTACTTGGGTTTCAACCTGGTGCGACTCGGCCAACCGACCTTGACCGCGCTCGGCTATGTCCTTCTTTGGAGCCTCGGCGCTTTCACCGTCGCGGGCGCGCTCGCGTCGCTAGCCGTCGCGACGGCGATCGTCGCTGCGTTCGGGATCGCGCGCGGCGGGCGGCGGTTGGGAATCGCTCGTCCCGATCTCGGCCTTGTCCGCCGCTCGCTCTGGTTCGGTGTCCGCGCCCAGGGGTCGACAGTCGCTGCGAGCGTGAATGCCCGACTCGACGTCGCGGTGCTGCCAGCTTTCGCGAGCGCTGGAGCGGTGGGTCTCTACTCGGTCGCGACGAACGTGTCGCTGATCGTCTACCAGCTTGCGAGCACGTTCGCAGCCATCGTCCTGCCCGTGGCGGCGAGTGACACCGCCGAGCGTTCACGACGCAAGGTCCTGATTGGAACGTTGGGCACGATCGCGGTGTGCGGGGCGCTTGGTGCGGTTCTGGCGATCGCGGGCGAGCCGCTCTTGGGACTCGTCTACGGCGCGCAGTTTCGGGCGGCGATCGATCCGCTGCGCCTGCTCGTTCCCGGCGCCGTGCTGTTCGCGGCCGCTTCGGTGGTCGCGTCCGGGCTCGCAGGGGCTGGAAGGCCGTTCACCGCGACGTTCGGTTATGGCGTCGGGGCGATCGTGATGGTCGGCGGGCTCGCGCTGTTCGTGCCAGCAGGCGGTACGACCGCGGCTGCGATCGTTTCGAGCGTCTCGTATGCAGTCGTTTTCCTCGCTCTGCTGGCCGCCTATCGCCGCGTAGCGCCGGCGACGGTCGGTGGCGGCGTCTCTCCCCCAAAGCCAGGGGCGGAGAGCCCGTCTGCGCGGGCCCGTAAACCCGCGCACGGTCGCCCGCGCTAG
- a CDS encoding glycosyltransferase family 4 protein → MRVLLVNHTARTSGAERALLDLVECLGERCELFAAVPPGRLAGALRERGVEVAPIVPFEASLRFDPARTPLGLLSLARAQLAIAGQVGRVRPAVVFANTPRAGLMALLARRLQGVPLVVRVHDNLPARGAGRLVARLLAGAVDAVSCVSHDTLARFREAAGGHARAQLGAIHNGIDLGRFRPDPDGAARVRRELELTADAPLLVQVAQITPWKGQDIAVRTLAGLRARGMPATLALVGDVAFSGASVRYDNRSFARELRRLACTLGVADHVRFVGERADVPAWLTAADLVLVPSWCEPFGLVTVESMACATPPLVSREGAGPELVADGDSGVLLPPRDPTAWVAAAETLLRDRELRLRIGERARVAAERFDRRRYADAIGRLLREVAAREVGT, encoded by the coding sequence GTGCGAGTTCTCCTTGTCAACCACACGGCGCGTACGAGCGGTGCAGAGCGCGCTCTCCTCGACCTCGTCGAATGTCTTGGCGAGCGCTGCGAGCTGTTCGCCGCCGTGCCACCCGGTCGGCTCGCTGGTGCGCTGCGCGAGCGCGGCGTAGAGGTCGCGCCAATCGTGCCCTTCGAGGCGAGTCTGCGCTTCGACCCGGCGCGCACCCCGCTCGGGCTGCTGTCTCTGGCGCGCGCGCAGCTAGCGATCGCTGGCCAGGTCGGGCGTGTGCGTCCCGCTGTCGTCTTCGCTAACACACCACGCGCCGGCCTCATGGCGCTACTTGCGCGGCGCTTGCAAGGCGTCCCGCTCGTCGTGCGGGTGCACGACAACCTTCCCGCACGCGGCGCAGGACGGCTCGTCGCACGGCTGCTAGCCGGTGCGGTCGATGCTGTCAGCTGCGTCTCGCACGACACGCTCGCCCGCTTTAGGGAGGCTGCGGGCGGCCACGCGCGAGCCCAACTGGGGGCGATCCACAACGGCATCGACCTCGGCCGCTTCCGTCCCGATCCCGATGGGGCGGCGCGCGTGCGACGCGAACTGGAGCTCACTGCCGACGCCCCGCTGCTGGTCCAGGTCGCGCAGATAACTCCGTGGAAAGGCCAGGACATCGCTGTTCGCACGCTCGCCGGGCTGCGCGCACGCGGCATGCCAGCGACGCTGGCGCTAGTGGGCGACGTTGCGTTCTCGGGTGCCAGCGTTCGCTACGACAACCGCTCCTTCGCCCGCGAACTGCGTCGGCTCGCGTGCACGCTCGGTGTCGCCGATCACGTGCGCTTTGTCGGCGAACGCGCCGATGTGCCAGCCTGGCTGACGGCCGCCGATCTCGTTCTGGTCCCCTCCTGGTGCGAACCGTTCGGTCTGGTTACGGTGGAAAGCATGGCGTGCGCAACCCCGCCCCTCGTGTCGCGAGAAGGCGCCGGCCCCGAGCTCGTCGCCGACGGCGATAGCGGAGTCCTCCTGCCGCCCCGCGATCCGACCGCGTGGGTGGCTGCGGCCGAAACCCTTCTCCGCGATCGCGAGCTCCGGTTGCGCATCGGTGAGCGCGCCCGGGTGGCGGCCGAGCGCTTCGACCGGCGGCGCTACGCCGACGCGATCGGTCGCCTGCTTCGGGAGGTCGCTGCGCGGGAGGTGGGCACGTGA
- a CDS encoding O-antigen ligase family protein — MNFSVVGDQLRAMSRRIHEFGAALTDSWSALAGSVSERRFVVFVVLPLAVALAVSVPLLPQLGLAAALLVAVLAVYIGDRRWGVAVLLALWFVVPGVRRVLGYVTEQVANDPLSLLPFAATAGAALVELARASVPRSALLAAAAVAAGFAFGLPLGFAAAPLPAMFAFGAYVAGLAGAIVIGGTLGRDGATRVLFRAIVVLAPLLALYALWQRLFGLPAWDQEWLDVSDFWSVIVEGQGALRVFSTANSPGTLAPLLAAGLLAALALRRRPAVAIPLALLCGLALGLTYVRSAWIALAAAALVYIVVSRGRVLPAVAAFLVIAVATVAVLAPVAPAAREVVQRARTIAQASSDRSVNERRQLLAEQLPASLTRPLGHGVGSAGEPSRLRGETPLRAPDNGYLSLLYQLGPAGFLLVAMALFAAVGAAVRLAVEAPAEARATPIVAGARATRTGRDASASDVRELRTWALALLAFYAVQLTAQDTFYGAHGVVLGLLCGAALVSVPAGVDASARRPVSSHRRLPLAVRATLR; from the coding sequence GTGAACTTCAGCGTCGTCGGCGACCAGCTGAGGGCGATGTCGCGACGGATCCACGAGTTCGGTGCAGCTCTTACCGACTCCTGGTCGGCGCTCGCCGGCAGCGTCTCCGAGCGGCGGTTCGTCGTCTTCGTGGTGCTGCCGCTCGCCGTCGCGCTCGCCGTCAGCGTTCCCCTGCTTCCCCAGTTGGGGCTGGCGGCGGCGCTGCTGGTCGCCGTGCTCGCGGTGTACATCGGCGACCGGCGCTGGGGGGTGGCGGTTCTGCTCGCGCTGTGGTTTGTCGTACCGGGTGTGCGTCGCGTGCTCGGCTACGTAACCGAGCAAGTCGCCAACGATCCGCTGTCGCTCCTTCCCTTCGCGGCAACCGCGGGCGCGGCGCTGGTCGAGCTGGCACGCGCCAGCGTTCCGCGCAGCGCACTTCTGGCGGCCGCCGCCGTCGCGGCCGGTTTCGCCTTCGGGCTGCCGCTCGGTTTCGCCGCGGCACCGCTGCCGGCGATGTTCGCTTTCGGCGCTTACGTTGCCGGGCTAGCCGGGGCGATCGTCATCGGCGGGACGCTCGGCCGCGACGGCGCCACACGGGTGCTCTTCCGCGCGATCGTCGTGCTGGCGCCGCTGCTCGCGCTGTACGCGCTATGGCAGCGCCTGTTTGGTCTTCCCGCATGGGATCAGGAGTGGCTCGACGTCAGCGATTTCTGGAGCGTCATCGTCGAGGGACAGGGCGCGCTGCGAGTTTTCTCGACAGCGAACAGTCCGGGGACGCTGGCGCCGCTGCTCGCTGCCGGCCTGCTCGCCGCGCTGGCTTTGCGGCGCCGGCCGGCGGTGGCGATTCCTCTCGCGCTTTTGTGTGGCCTGGCGCTCGGGCTCACCTACGTGCGCTCGGCCTGGATCGCGCTGGCGGCCGCGGCGCTCGTATACATCGTCGTCTCGCGCGGCCGTGTGCTGCCAGCGGTGGCGGCGTTCCTGGTGATCGCGGTCGCGACGGTGGCGGTGCTCGCACCGGTAGCGCCGGCGGCGCGCGAAGTTGTGCAGCGCGCACGGACGATCGCGCAAGCCTCGAGCGATCGTTCGGTGAACGAACGTCGTCAGCTCCTCGCCGAGCAGCTCCCCGCGTCACTCACGAGACCCCTCGGGCACGGCGTCGGTAGCGCTGGCGAACCTTCCCGCCTTCGCGGCGAGACGCCGCTGAGGGCGCCCGACAACGGCTATCTGTCGCTTCTGTACCAGCTCGGTCCGGCGGGTTTCCTGCTCGTGGCGATGGCTCTGTTCGCCGCAGTCGGCGCGGCTGTGCGCCTCGCCGTCGAGGCACCGGCGGAAGCGCGCGCCACGCCCATCGTGGCCGGTGCGCGCGCGACGCGAACCGGGCGGGACGCGAGCGCCAGCGACGTGCGTGAGCTCCGCACCTGGGCCCTTGCCCTCCTCGCCTTCTACGCCGTCCAGCTGACAGCGCAAGACACCTTCTACGGCGCTCACGGCGTCGTTCTCGGACTGCTCTGCGGCGCCGCTCTGGTCAGCGTGCCGGCGGGCGTAGACGCGAGCGCACGCCGCCCGGTCTCCTCGCACCGGCGCCTGCCACTGGCCGTGCGCGCGACGCTGCGGTAG